One window of Cellulomonas shaoxiangyii genomic DNA carries:
- a CDS encoding DMT family transporter has product MTSPADRRTVLLYLCAALVWGSSFLFMKVALEGLAPAQVALGRLLLGALTLAAVMTVLRRRWPRDRRTWGHLAVLGVLLCVVPFQLFAWAGQYLASGLSSILNATTPLMTSLAVVLVLPAERLTRRQGLGLAVGALGVVAIVGPWTYLGQGSIAAPLPAVLACLGATACYGLGMTYMRRFVTPLRLPPETVAAGQIAVAALIVLALAPAVARGPVTLTWPVVLSMVGLGALGTGMAYVWNTRVVDAWGAQRASTVTYLTPVVGVLLGILVLDERLHWYEPVGGVLVVLGILVAQRARARTSAAVGEQAGAAVPPAAGVGVQAPGAPRP; this is encoded by the coding sequence ATGACCTCGCCCGCGGACCGTCGCACGGTGCTGCTCTACCTCTGCGCCGCCCTCGTGTGGGGGTCGAGCTTCCTGTTCATGAAGGTCGCGCTCGAGGGGCTCGCCCCCGCGCAGGTCGCCCTCGGGCGGCTGCTGCTGGGCGCCCTCACGCTGGCCGCGGTGATGACGGTGCTGCGCCGCCGGTGGCCACGGGACCGGCGGACGTGGGGTCACCTCGCCGTCCTCGGGGTGCTCCTGTGCGTCGTGCCGTTCCAGCTGTTCGCGTGGGCGGGGCAGTACCTGGCGTCCGGGCTGTCGAGCATCCTCAACGCGACGACGCCGCTCATGACGTCGCTCGCGGTGGTGCTGGTGCTGCCGGCCGAGCGGCTGACGCGCCGGCAGGGGCTGGGGCTCGCCGTCGGCGCGCTGGGCGTGGTCGCCATCGTCGGGCCGTGGACGTACCTCGGCCAGGGCAGCATCGCGGCGCCCCTGCCCGCGGTGCTCGCCTGCCTCGGCGCGACCGCCTGCTACGGCCTGGGCATGACGTACATGCGCCGGTTCGTCACGCCGCTGCGGCTGCCGCCCGAGACGGTGGCCGCCGGGCAGATCGCCGTCGCGGCGCTCATCGTGCTCGCGCTCGCGCCGGCCGTGGCGCGGGGACCCGTGACGCTCACGTGGCCCGTGGTGCTCTCGATGGTGGGCCTGGGCGCGCTCGGCACGGGCATGGCGTACGTGTGGAACACGCGCGTCGTCGACGCGTGGGGCGCGCAGCGTGCGTCGACGGTCACGTACCTGACGCCCGTCGTCGGCGTGCTGCTCGGCATCCTCGTGCTCGACGAGCGGCTGCACTGGTACGAGCCGGTGGGCGGGGTGCTCGTGGTGCTGGGCATCCTCGTGGCGCAGCGGGCACGCGCGCGCACGTCCGCAGCGGTGGGGGAGCAGGCCGGTGCGGCGGTGCCCCCGGCCGCCGGCGTCGGCGTGCAGGCGCCGGGTGCGCCGCGTCCGTGA